CCTCGTCGGCGGCGATGATCGTCACCGTCCCTCCGGCCGGTTTGCTGGAGATGCCATGACGTACCGCGTTTTCCACGAGCGGCTGCAGCGCCAGGAACGGGAGCACCACGTTGAGCACCTCGGGGGCCACCTGCAGACGCACCTCCAGGGCGCTGCCGAACCGGGCGCGTTCGAGCGTCAGGTAGCGGTCGATGTTGCGCAGTTCGTCGGCCAGCACGGTGTACTCCCCGGCCGATCGGAACGAGTACCGGGTGAAGTCGGCGAACTCGAGGATCAGCTCGCGGGCCTGCTCGGGGTCGGTGCGGACGAACGACGCGACGGTGCCGAGCGCGTTGTAGATGAAATGCGGGCTGATCTGAGCTCGCAGTGCACGGACCTCGGCGCGGTCGAGTCGGGCGCGTGACGCGTCGAGTTCGGCGAGTTCGATCTGGCTGCCCGCGTATCGGGCGACCTCGGTGATGGCCGACAGCATGCCGGGGCCGGGTTGGGCGCGGCTGACCACGCCCATGACCCCGACCGACCGCGACTCGTCGACCAGTGGTTGGACGATGAGGGCACGCACCCCGGGTTCGTCGAGGTCGGCGCCCGTGATGAGGATGCGTCGCCCCTCGTCGGCGGCGCGGGTCGCGGCGTCGGCGAAGGCCGGAGCCAGGCATTCATAGGGACCGGTCCACGCGAGGACGGTTCCGTCGGCGTCGGCGAGCCCGAGTGCGTCAGCCGACGTCAGCGCACGCAGGTGCGGGGCGGCCTCGGCGGCCGAGTCGGTGTCGAGTCCCCGCCGCAGCGGGCGCGCCGCGAGCGATGCAGTGTGCAGGGTGGCGTGCACCGCACGCTCGGCCGGGGTCGTCAGGGTGGGGCGGGTGCGCACGCGCAAGGCGACGACGGCCACCGCGACAGCCACCACCGCGATCACGGCGATCACGATCGTGGCGCCGGACATCAGCTGCTCGTCACGGCGCTGTGCTCATCACGGCTCCGGGGTCAGCGATCCGCGACCGCGTAGGTGACGCCGGCGACCGCCGTGGTCACAGACAACACCGACGGCCAGGCGCCGATCTTCTTCGCCAGCGGATGCGATCCGCCGAACGCTCCGAGATACCCGGCCAGGAGCGCGCCGGCGACGACCGGGCCCTGCGACCGAGACCACTCGCGCGTCGACCATGCTCCGGCCGCAGCGAGTACGACGCCGCCCAACGGACGGATGCCGCTGTAGCGGGCGGTGGCGAATCCGCCGATGAGACCGGCGGCGACAACGGGTGCGGTGGGTGTGGTGGTCACCCGGCGACTGTACCGTCGTTGTGGAAGGCCAAACCTGCCCAAGGCCCGACCGCGCGGCATCTCCCGCCGCCGATCGTTCACAGCCCGAATCTCGCGTGATTCATCCGCGCCGGCCCTCGACGCCACTCCCCGAGCGCCCACACGCGATTCGCGCTGTCACATCACCCGTACTCCCCTGATCGGCATCAGCCGCTCGGGTCATCACTCGTCGACCGAGGAGCCGACCGCATGCAGACCCACACATCACCGAATGACGACGACCGCAAGATCATCGAGAACCGACTCGATGTCAATCGGCGCGCTCTCATCGACACCGCACGCGGGCTGTCGGATGGAGACGCGCGTCGACGCCTGGTGTCGTCTCTGACCACGCCGATCTCGCTGATCAAACATGCCGCTGCGGCAGAACGGATCTGGTTCCAGCGGTTCTGGGGTCACTTCGCCGAAGCAGAGTGCGACGGCTACTCCCGCCGCGACGAGGGAACGTTCGCCGTCGACGATTCCGAGACGCTCGACGACGTCATCGCCGAATACGAGCGAGCGATACAGGTGTCGCGGACCACCGCCGCCGGGTTCAGCCTGGATGCCGTATTGGTGGAACCCCACGAGGGGCCCGTCAGCATGCGATGGACACTGCTCATGATGATCGCCGAGACGGCCAGACATGCAGGGCACGGCGACATACTGCGTGAGCAGATCCTGACTCCTCGGTCGCCGTCCGTGCAACCCCACTTGCGCGCAACGGATCCCGCTCGGATCGAGCAGGAGATCATCGCGGCCTTCGGGAAGATGCGAACCACCATCTTGACGCGCAACCGACGTGAGCTGGTCGAACTGCACGACGACGAATTCCTGGGCACGGAGCTTCCCGGGAACGTGATCACCGCCGAAGAGCACATTGCGACGACCATGAATTCGCGCGACCTCGAGATGGAGTTCTTCGACATCCGGGTCAAGGCTTTCGGCGACATCGCGTTGTCCTGGGCACGGCAGACCCTGGCCGGTCATCTCGACCCGACTGATCCGGGAACGTCCCCCGCGGTGGCGGCTCGCGTCGAGAAGGAGGGGGTCCACTGGGCGATGTTGGTGGTGTGGCGCCACACGCGTGGCCGGTGGCGGATGCTCTCGTATCAGGTCACGCCCATCACTGACGACTGAGTAGCAGGGGTGAGTCTCGTGTGGACCGCTCGTTGTCCACAGGCTGCGTGACATCTGTTCACCGATGGGAGTGATGGGACGAAACCTATTGCGCCTGTGGATAACTGAATTCACCTGTCGGACCTCTCCAATACAATTGGAAACATGTTCGAGGGGTGGAATCAGGTCGGGGACGCAGCCATGGGGTTGCTGCCCGACCGTGTCGGCGCACCGGTGAACGACGTCCTCGGCGAGATGCGCTACGCCGCCGCCGGACTCGGTTATCTCGAGTGGGTCACCTACCGAGATGCCGCTGAACTGCACACCCAACTCGTCGAGCCCGAGATGGTCACCGACGTCCGCATGCTCGATGCACTGACGCGCTGCGCGACCCGGATCGCCACTCAGCTCAGCATCTCTCAGATGTCCGGGGAGGGCCTGTTGCACCGCGCGATCGCTTTGCGCGACCGGCTCCCCCACGTTCTCGAGTGCATGAGACTCGGGCTCGTCTCACCCCGTCACATCCGGACGATCGTGTCGCGGACTGAACTGATAGACGGACAGGACTACGCAGCCGACGTCGACGCCGCGATCGCGGAGTCTCTACGCCGCAGAGGCTCCTGGTCCGACAACCGGATGCGCGACATGGTCGACCGCATCGTCTACCGCCACGACCCCGACGCCGTGCGCGAACGTCGTCGGCGCGCCCTCGACGACCGCGGCTGCTGGATCGAGCGCGGCGAGGACGGCATGGCCGAGGTCGGCGCCTCGATGTCCGCCGAAAACGCCCTCCTCGCATACAAGAACGTGTGCGACTTGGCCGATCTGGTCTGCGCCGACGACGGTCGCACGAAGGCGCAGCGCCGGAGTGACGCGGCCTTCACGCTGCAGAGCGGCGCCAACTGGGAATGCCTGTGCGGCAACGCCGACTGCGGCGTCACGATTGCCACCCACTCTGATCCCGAACCCGTTCCGGACGAGGGCGGCGGATTCGACGGACCCACAGGCGGCGAGGCGACGTTCGAGGACCCCCGAGACGATCACGCCGATGTCCCGGAGCCGAGCCCGACTCCAACCCGGACACCTACCGACCGTCGGCACTGCAACGCGCCCACAGCACCGAACCGCCAGCAGCGTCGGGCAGCAGCCAGATCCACACGGCTGCATGCCTACACCGATCCTGCGACCGCGAACGGCACCGCCGATCACCCCGGCTTCCTCGATGGATACGGCGTCATCTCCGCCGACCACGTCCGCGATCTGCTCACCGATCCCGGTGTTCGGATGCACGTGCTGGGCAATCGGCACAACGCAGACGGGACGGTTCGGCCGCAACCGTGCACGCAGCCCGCCGACCCGTACCGGCCGTCGACCGCGCTGCGCACCTACGTCCGTGCCCGCGACCAGTACTGCATGTGGCCCGGTTGCAACCGAGCAGCGTGCGACACCGACCTCGACCACACCGACGAATACGACCACGACAACCCCGAACGCGGTGGGCAGACCTCGCCCGCCGGCCTCATTGCTCTGTGCAGATTTCATCACCTGATCAAGACGTTCACCACGTGGCTCACCGATCAGTTCGTCGGCGCCGACGGCAGGATGCGGTTCACGGTGACCACGCCGGAGGGGCTGACGCACGACGGACCGGCGCACACCGGCGAGGACGTCATCCCCGGGCTCAGCGACATCGAGTTCGAGCACCCCCCGGACGAGCCGCCACCAGGCGCCCGCGACACCGACACGGACGAACCGACCAGACGACGCACACGCCTGGAGGACAAGCTCGCCCGCCGGCGCACCGAACGCGAACGCAACCGGGCTCGACGTGAGGCCGACGCAACCGAGCGACGACAAGCGGCCGACGACGACCCGCCGCCACCTTTCTAGTCGTTGCGAGACGAAACGTCGATGTCCTCGCCGGGGGTCGACCTGGTGAGTCTGGGTTCCATGGTGTCCGAGTAGCGTGGCGTCCATGTCGAGCCCCGAATCGGACAGAGCGGGGGCTCACGGTCACACCGTCAGCCCCCTGAATCACTGAGTCCTCAGCCTCCTGCCCAAGCCCGTGTGCGTGGGCAGTCATTCGGGTGTTCCCAGGCCGACCGCGGTGACGAGACGTCCTCTGTCCGTTCCTGCCTCGGAGTAGCTCAATGCCTCTCGCTCTCTACCTGCTCGCCCTCGCGGTCTTCGCCATGGGCACGTCAGAATTCATGCTCGCCGGCCTGGTGCCGGAGATCGCCGCCGGTCTCGACGTATCCGTCGGTTCCGCGGGACTCCTCACCTCCGCGTTCGCGGCCGGGATGATCCTCGGCGCACCCGTCATGGCTGCGTTCGCTCGCCCGTGGCCCGCCCGGAGCATGCTCCTCGGATGCCTCATGATCTTCACGATGTGTCACGTGATCGCTGCGCTCACCCCCTCCTTCGCCGTGCTGTTCGCGACGCGCCTCGTGGCCGCCATGGCGAACGCCGGTTTTCTGGCGGTCGCACTGCGCACCGCCACCCGACTGGTTGCCCCGGACCGGAAGGGCCGAGCCCTCGCAATCCTGTTGTCGGGCACAACCATCGCGATCGTCGCCGGCGTTCCTGCAGGATCCCTGCTCGGCACCGCCCTGGGGTGGCGGGCCACGTTCTGGGCGGTGGCCGTCCTGTGTCTACCGGCAGCGGTCGGGAT
This window of the Williamsia phyllosphaerae genome carries:
- a CDS encoding sensor histidine kinase encodes the protein MSGATIVIAVIAVVAVAVAVVALRVRTRPTLTTPAERAVHATLHTASLAARPLRRGLDTDSAAEAAPHLRALTSADALGLADADGTVLAWTGPYECLAPAFADAATRAADEGRRILITGADLDEPGVRALIVQPLVDESRSVGVMGVVSRAQPGPGMLSAITEVARYAGSQIELAELDASRARLDRAEVRALRAQISPHFIYNALGTVASFVRTDPEQARELILEFADFTRYSFRSAGEYTVLADELRNIDRYLTLERARFGSALEVRLQVAPEVLNVVLPFLALQPLVENAVRHGISSKPAGGTVTIIAADEGTDCVISVEDDGIGMDPELLRSGDLDAITSGASGPSAIENAHVGLANVDDRLRAAFGNDYGLVVETAPGAGTKVSMRVPKFRPGIAV
- a CDS encoding mycothiol transferase — encoded protein: MQTHTSPNDDDRKIIENRLDVNRRALIDTARGLSDGDARRRLVSSLTTPISLIKHAAAAERIWFQRFWGHFAEAECDGYSRRDEGTFAVDDSETLDDVIAEYERAIQVSRTTAAGFSLDAVLVEPHEGPVSMRWTLLMMIAETARHAGHGDILREQILTPRSPSVQPHLRATDPARIEQEIIAAFGKMRTTILTRNRRELVELHDDEFLGTELPGNVITAEEHIATTMNSRDLEMEFFDIRVKAFGDIALSWARQTLAGHLDPTDPGTSPAVAARVEKEGVHWAMLVVWRHTRGRWRMLSYQVTPITDD
- a CDS encoding HNH endonuclease signature motif containing protein — encoded protein: MFEGWNQVGDAAMGLLPDRVGAPVNDVLGEMRYAAAGLGYLEWVTYRDAAELHTQLVEPEMVTDVRMLDALTRCATRIATQLSISQMSGEGLLHRAIALRDRLPHVLECMRLGLVSPRHIRTIVSRTELIDGQDYAADVDAAIAESLRRRGSWSDNRMRDMVDRIVYRHDPDAVRERRRRALDDRGCWIERGEDGMAEVGASMSAENALLAYKNVCDLADLVCADDGRTKAQRRSDAAFTLQSGANWECLCGNADCGVTIATHSDPEPVPDEGGGFDGPTGGEATFEDPRDDHADVPEPSPTPTRTPTDRRHCNAPTAPNRQQRRAAARSTRLHAYTDPATANGTADHPGFLDGYGVISADHVRDLLTDPGVRMHVLGNRHNADGTVRPQPCTQPADPYRPSTALRTYVRARDQYCMWPGCNRAACDTDLDHTDEYDHDNPERGGQTSPAGLIALCRFHHLIKTFTTWLTDQFVGADGRMRFTVTTPEGLTHDGPAHTGEDVIPGLSDIEFEHPPDEPPPGARDTDTDEPTRRRTRLEDKLARRRTERERNRARREADATERRQAADDDPPPPF